The following are encoded in a window of Deferrivibrio essentukiensis genomic DNA:
- the buk gene encoding butyrate kinase — MNILIIDPGSTSTKVGIFNDNQLIKENFKHDRSEIEQFKTIIDQLNYRFNIIKHFIQNNHPSLSFSAVIGRGGLIHPVEGGVYRVNDKMLEDLKAGINGQHASNLGGIIAKKFAEQYNCEAFIADPVVVDEMMPLAKYSGLKGIERKSIFHALNHKATARKVAEKIGKSYEEVNFIVAHLGGGISIGIHSKGKVIDVNNALDGDGPFSPERAGGLPVSGIKDYLSKNNISIGELTKIVSKQAGLMSYIGSVDMIKIEEDIKNSDKYKEEVISAMAYQIAKEICSLTAAVNGQIDGIILTGGLAHSKYLIDLISKRVSFLGKIYVEPGENEIESLLMSAKLALQNKIQVKEYRG; from the coding sequence ATGAACATATTAATAATAGACCCTGGCTCCACATCTACTAAGGTTGGAATATTTAATGACAACCAATTAATAAAAGAAAATTTTAAACATGATAGAAGTGAAATTGAACAGTTTAAAACGATTATAGACCAGCTTAATTACAGGTTTAATATTATTAAACATTTTATACAAAACAACCACCCTTCCCTATCATTTAGCGCTGTCATCGGCAGAGGTGGACTGATTCACCCTGTTGAAGGGGGTGTTTATAGGGTTAATGATAAAATGTTGGAAGACTTGAAAGCCGGAATAAATGGTCAACACGCCTCAAACCTTGGTGGAATAATAGCAAAAAAATTTGCTGAGCAATATAATTGTGAGGCATTTATAGCTGACCCGGTAGTGGTTGATGAAATGATGCCTCTTGCAAAATATTCTGGACTTAAAGGGATAGAAAGAAAAAGTATTTTCCATGCTTTAAACCATAAAGCAACTGCAAGAAAAGTTGCAGAAAAAATAGGCAAATCTTATGAAGAGGTAAACTTTATAGTAGCTCATTTGGGTGGCGGTATATCAATTGGTATTCACAGCAAAGGGAAAGTTATCGACGTAAACAATGCGCTTGATGGTGACGGTCCATTCTCCCCTGAAAGAGCCGGGGGCTTGCCTGTATCTGGAATAAAGGATTATCTCTCAAAAAACAATATATCTATTGGTGAGCTCACTAAAATTGTGTCAAAACAAGCTGGGCTGATGTCCTACATCGGTAGCGTAGATATGATAAAAATAGAGGAAGATATAAAAAATTCTGATAAATACAAGGAAGAAGTTATTAGTGCGATGGCGTATCAAATTGCAAAAGAAATTTGCTCTCTTACTGCTGCAGTAAATGGACAGATAGATGGAATAATTCTCACAGGTGGCCTTGCTCATAGTAAATACCTAATTGACTTGATATCCAAAAGGGTGTCTTTTTTAGGTAAAATATATGTGGAGCCGGGTGAAAATGAAATTGAATCACTTTTGATGAGTGCAAAACTTGCTCTTCAAAATAAAATCCAAGTAAAGGAGTATCGGGGGTAG
- a CDS encoding SAM-dependent methyltransferase: MATIFLMPNPINSDLEFIGRKVKDILKSSDFVIGEERKNTLRFLAGIDLRGKDFYLLNEHTDYDEKFKLAKKVSESNSAVLFSDAGTPCVSDPGYDFIDLCYSLNIKVKTLCFESSIMAALSASGFYAEKFVYAGFPPIKGDERKNFFKNLPINNMTTIFLERPYSIKKITDELKVVKNRIFIHQNIGFKEETFLRGFYKEIEKKRDLLTKAPFAVVIEGNNA, translated from the coding sequence ATGGCAACAATTTTTTTAATGCCAAATCCTATAAATTCAGATTTAGAGTTTATAGGAAGGAAAGTTAAAGATATATTAAAATCTTCTGATTTTGTTATTGGAGAAGAAAGAAAAAACACATTAAGATTTCTTGCCGGTATTGACCTTCGTGGTAAAGATTTTTACCTTCTTAACGAGCATACAGATTATGATGAAAAATTTAAGCTTGCAAAAAAAGTTTCTGAGTCAAATTCTGCTGTGCTTTTCAGCGACGCCGGGACACCTTGTGTAAGCGACCCGGGATATGACTTTATTGACCTTTGTTATAGCCTTAATATCAAAGTAAAGACTCTTTGCTTTGAATCATCAATAATGGCTGCATTATCCGCCTCCGGATTTTATGCTGAAAAGTTTGTTTATGCAGGTTTTCCACCGATAAAAGGGGATGAAAGAAAGAATTTTTTTAAAAATCTGCCAATAAATAACATGACGACTATTTTCCTTGAAAGGCCCTATTCTATAAAAAAAATTACTGATGAGCTTAAGGTTGTAAAAAATAGAATCTTCATACATCAAAATATTGGATTCAAAGAAGAAACTTTTTTACGGGGCTTTTACAAGGAGATAGAAAAGAAAAGGGATTTGCTCACTAAAGCACCTTTTGCTGTTGTCATTGAGGGGAATAATGCATAA
- the serS gene encoding serine--tRNA ligase — translation MLDLKLITGNPELVKEGLKRRNAEIDIDSILELDEKRRNLIKNVEELKKLRNDTSKEIGKIKKSGGDITEISAKMKKVSDDISEMDNAIKEIEEKIKDILLTIPNLPDETTPVGSNEENNVFYKSSGQKPAFDFEPKPHWEIAESLQLVDFEKGATLAKSRFSVYTGLGAKLERALINFMLDVQSENGYKEIIPPLLVNAKTMTGTGQLPKFEEELFKCERDELYLIPTAEVPLTNIYADTILNEEELPIKVTAYTPCFRREAGSYGKDVRGLIRQHQFNKVEIVKIAHPENSMEELELLLEDAEKILQKLGLHYRVMTLCTGDLGFSSAKTYDIEVWLPGQNCYREISSCSNFKDFQARRANIKFRNKNKKVEFAHTLNGSGLAVGRTFLAILENYQQKDGSVVIPEALRPYMGIEIIK, via the coding sequence ATGCTCGATTTGAAACTTATTACAGGTAACCCCGAGCTCGTAAAAGAGGGTTTAAAAAGGAGAAATGCCGAGATAGATATAGATTCAATTCTTGAGCTTGATGAAAAAAGACGAAATTTAATAAAAAATGTTGAAGAGTTAAAAAAACTAAGAAATGACACTTCAAAAGAGATAGGTAAGATTAAAAAATCTGGCGGAGATATAACTGAAATTTCCGCTAAGATGAAAAAAGTTTCAGATGATATTTCTGAAATGGATAATGCTATTAAAGAAATCGAAGAAAAAATAAAAGATATTTTGCTAACCATTCCAAATTTACCGGATGAAACTACTCCTGTCGGGTCAAATGAAGAAAACAACGTTTTCTACAAATCAAGTGGACAGAAACCAGCATTTGATTTTGAACCAAAACCACACTGGGAAATAGCTGAAAGCTTACAACTTGTAGACTTTGAAAAAGGTGCTACACTTGCAAAATCAAGATTTTCAGTTTACACTGGGCTTGGAGCAAAGCTCGAAAGAGCTCTTATTAATTTTATGTTGGATGTTCAATCTGAAAACGGTTACAAAGAAATAATACCACCTCTTCTTGTAAACGCTAAGACTATGACAGGAACCGGGCAATTACCAAAATTTGAAGAAGAACTTTTTAAATGTGAAAGGGATGAGCTATATCTTATACCTACAGCAGAAGTCCCTCTTACAAATATTTATGCTGACACAATACTTAATGAAGAAGAATTGCCCATAAAAGTTACTGCTTATACCCCTTGCTTTAGAAGAGAGGCCGGCAGTTACGGAAAAGATGTAAGGGGACTTATAAGGCAACACCAATTTAACAAAGTAGAAATAGTAAAAATAGCACACCCTGAAAACTCTATGGAAGAATTGGAACTTTTGCTTGAAGATGCAGAGAAAATATTGCAGAAGCTCGGTCTACATTACCGTGTCATGACACTTTGCACAGGGGATTTAGGTTTTTCATCTGCCAAAACTTACGACATAGAGGTATGGCTACCCGGACAAAATTGTTACAGAGAGATATCCTCTTGTAGTAATTTTAAAGACTTCCAAGCAAGAAGGGCAAATATTAAATTTAGAAATAAAAACAAAAAGGTTGAGTTTGCCCATACATTAAACGGCTCCGGTCTTGCAGTAGGAAGGACATTCTTGGCAATATTGGAAAATTATCAGCAAAAAGACGGCAGTGTTGTTATTCCCGAAGCGCTAAGACCTTATATGGGAATAGAAATTATTAAATAA
- a CDS encoding phosphate acyltransferase, which yields MSIGNNIKKVLSEKNITIENLSKFTGIDVYQLSDYINEKSSPSVSDLLKIASCLDTDIYSFIYGQEFEGKKAQKTTPATRVKISRKDAYSYESLAPLYPGKHIEPFIVEIEKKENPEISIHSGEEFHYVLAGKLKITVGEEEFILDEGDSLYFDSSVAHSINSITEKSRILATIYNSSSMSQLTKGSKMRDLIQAAKLLKKQSICLICPDKTSAGACKVAIDENIIDKVVFVGDKKISEALLKDTRINEKKVILVDIPQSDIYETDCARKGVEIIKNKEATLIMKGKINTANFVKAILDKERGIASGRRMSLVSIFEVPNVNRLIFLTDPGINPTLFVENDLNASIEIIKNAIDVAKSMGVTRPKVALLDANEVPSAKLPTTLHEDKLSKMDWEDADVYGPLSYDLALYEEAVKKKGLTDNPVAGKADIIVVPHIEGGNFLYKAWVMTMGAEVANIVLGATVPIILTSRSDSDMTKFLTICASAIYGEYLKSTNN from the coding sequence ATGAGTATTGGTAATAACATCAAAAAAGTTTTATCCGAAAAAAACATAACAATTGAAAACCTATCTAAATTTACAGGAATCGACGTATATCAACTATCAGATTACATAAATGAAAAATCCAGCCCCTCCGTATCAGACCTGTTGAAAATAGCATCTTGCCTTGATACCGATATATACTCCTTCATATACGGTCAAGAGTTTGAAGGGAAAAAGGCTCAAAAAACTACACCTGCTACAAGAGTAAAAATAAGTCGTAAAGATGCTTACTCTTATGAAAGTCTTGCCCCTCTTTACCCCGGAAAACATATTGAACCGTTTATTGTAGAAATTGAAAAAAAGGAGAATCCCGAAATAAGCATCCATTCAGGTGAAGAGTTTCATTATGTTTTAGCAGGAAAACTAAAAATAACAGTGGGTGAAGAAGAGTTTATACTTGATGAAGGAGATAGCCTCTATTTTGACTCATCTGTTGCACATAGCATCAATTCCATAACTGAAAAATCAAGAATACTTGCTACGATATACAATAGCAGCTCAATGTCGCAACTAACTAAAGGTTCAAAAATGAGAGATTTAATTCAGGCAGCCAAATTACTTAAGAAGCAATCTATTTGTTTAATCTGTCCTGACAAGACATCTGCCGGAGCCTGCAAGGTGGCAATAGATGAGAATATAATAGATAAAGTTGTGTTTGTGGGGGATAAAAAAATATCAGAAGCCCTTTTGAAAGATACCCGCATAAATGAAAAAAAGGTAATTTTAGTGGATATACCCCAATCTGATATATATGAAACAGACTGTGCCAGAAAAGGGGTCGAAATAATTAAGAATAAAGAAGCGACTTTGATAATGAAGGGTAAAATCAACACTGCAAACTTTGTAAAAGCAATTTTGGATAAAGAGCGAGGCATTGCATCAGGGAGAAGGATGTCGCTGGTAAGCATTTTTGAAGTGCCAAATGTTAACAGGCTGATATTCCTTACGGACCCCGGCATAAACCCGACACTTTTTGTAGAAAATGATTTAAATGCAAGTATAGAAATCATTAAAAATGCCATTGATGTTGCCAAATCTATGGGGGTAACAAGACCAAAGGTTGCACTTCTTGATGCTAATGAAGTCCCTTCAGCAAAATTACCAACCACACTGCATGAAGATAAACTGTCTAAAATGGATTGGGAAGATGCGGATGTTTACGGACCACTTTCATATGACCTTGCACTCTATGAGGAAGCAGTTAAAAAGAAGGGGTTAACAGATAACCCGGTAGCAGGAAAAGCCGATATTATTGTGGTGCCTCACATAGAAGGTGGAAACTTCCTTTATAAGGCGTGGGTAATGACAATGGGAGCAGAAGTCGCAAATATTGTTTTGGGAGCTACCGTTC
- a CDS encoding MarC family protein, which produces MSDLVLIYTQAIVTFFLVIDPPGLIPVFLAITKGMTEKERLSLLNKSIVVGFVLLIIFTIFGSTILWLFGIDVHDFRVAGGFLLLIVSLQIVFTNQEKDLSNSKPGVVPFATPLMVGPGVVTATIVLSGTVGIFKTLIAGAVAFLLAYLVLYFGKKLFSILGKDITDVITKVIGLILAAISVRYIREGFIGIMQNFG; this is translated from the coding sequence TTGAGTGATTTGGTACTTATTTATACACAAGCAATAGTTACCTTCTTTCTTGTTATAGACCCGCCGGGACTTATCCCTGTTTTTCTTGCTATAACAAAAGGGATGACAGAAAAAGAAAGGCTTAGCCTTCTAAACAAATCTATAGTTGTAGGATTTGTATTACTGATAATTTTTACAATATTCGGCAGTACGATTTTATGGCTTTTTGGTATAGATGTACATGATTTCAGGGTAGCAGGTGGTTTTTTACTTTTGATAGTTAGTCTTCAAATAGTCTTTACTAACCAAGAAAAGGATTTAAGCAATTCAAAACCCGGTGTCGTCCCTTTTGCTACCCCATTAATGGTAGGCCCCGGGGTAGTAACTGCAACAATTGTATTAAGCGGAACAGTAGGCATCTTTAAAACACTCATAGCCGGAGCAGTTGCTTTTTTACTTGCATACCTTGTGCTGTATTTTGGTAAAAAACTTTTTAGTATACTGGGTAAAGATATTACTGATGTAATTACAAAAGTTATCGGGCTTATTTTAGCTGCAATATCGGTAAGATACATTAGAGAAGGTTTTATCGGCATAATGCAAAATTTTGGATAA
- a CDS encoding DMT family transporter, translating into MHKLFVILLLVLAGSFVSLQASINARLAKHVGFLESAFISFFIGTLTLLIIMLFKGENNLKNITEVPAIYLTGGLLGAIFVYSITYSIHITGVTTALAITIGVQLLVGIILDKFDPMNVIKLNISLTNILGIILIIIGVILTTWRK; encoded by the coding sequence ATGCATAAACTTTTTGTAATACTCCTTTTAGTGTTGGCTGGTTCATTTGTATCGCTTCAAGCAAGCATAAATGCCAGACTTGCAAAGCATGTCGGATTTTTAGAAAGTGCATTTATATCTTTTTTTATAGGCACCCTAACACTTTTAATAATCATGCTCTTCAAAGGGGAAAACAATTTAAAAAATATAACAGAAGTACCTGCAATTTACCTTACAGGGGGCTTACTTGGAGCAATTTTTGTTTACAGCATAACATATTCAATACACATTACAGGGGTAACAACAGCGCTTGCAATAACCATTGGAGTTCAGCTTTTAGTAGGTATTATTCTTGATAAATTTGACCCTATGAATGTTATAAAGCTTAACATAAGCCTTACAAATATATTAGGTATAATTCTGATTATTATCGGTGTAATACTTACAACATGGAGGAAATAG